From Streptomyces sp. TLI_235, a single genomic window includes:
- a CDS encoding HAD superfamily hydrolase (TIGR01458 family) yields the protein MRHRTTTPVSAALIDIDGVLTVSWKPIPGAVEALERLREAGLPFLLLTNTTSRTRASIATTLAGAGFPVSAESILTAPSATAAFLAEHHPGARCLLLNSGDVRQDLTGVALAEDDEATEGEDVDVVLVGGAGPEFGYRALNRAFGHLQRGARLVAMHRNLYWRTDRGLQLDGGAFLSGLEQASGQRAEVVGKPAAAFFTGALTRLGVAADRTLMVGDDIESDVLAAQRCGISGVLVKTGKFQDRALRDADGTPDHVLDSVADLPFLVAQLS from the coding sequence ATGCGGCACCGCACCACGACACCCGTCAGCGCGGCCCTGATCGACATCGACGGGGTGCTCACGGTGTCCTGGAAGCCCATTCCCGGGGCCGTCGAGGCGCTGGAACGGCTCCGGGAGGCGGGCCTTCCCTTCCTGCTCCTCACCAACACGACCTCGCGCACCAGGGCCTCGATCGCGACGACCCTCGCCGGTGCGGGCTTCCCGGTCTCGGCCGAGTCCATCCTCACCGCACCCAGCGCCACCGCGGCCTTCCTGGCGGAGCACCATCCCGGTGCCCGCTGCCTCCTGCTCAACAGCGGCGACGTCCGACAGGACCTGACAGGGGTGGCCCTGGCCGAGGACGACGAAGCCACGGAGGGGGAGGACGTGGACGTCGTCCTGGTCGGCGGCGCCGGCCCCGAATTCGGCTACCGGGCCCTCAACCGTGCGTTCGGCCACCTCCAGCGGGGCGCCCGCCTCGTCGCCATGCACCGCAACCTGTACTGGCGCACCGACCGGGGCCTGCAGCTCGACGGCGGCGCCTTCCTGTCCGGCCTGGAGCAGGCCTCGGGTCAGCGGGCCGAGGTGGTCGGCAAACCCGCTGCCGCGTTCTTCACCGGGGCGCTGACCCGGCTGGGAGTCGCGGCGGACCGGACGCTGATGGTGGGCGACGACATCGAGTCCGATGTGCTCGCCGCCCAGCGCTGCGGCATCAGCGGCGTCCTCGTGAAGACCGGGAAGTTCCAGGACCGTGCGCTCCGCGACGCCGACGGAACCCCCGACCACGTCCTCGACTCCGTCGCCGATCTGCCGTTCCTGGTGGCGCAGTTGTCCTAG
- a CDS encoding nucleoside-triphosphatase — protein MDQPPSSVGGWDQGLSADDRSEHVMPTRILLEGRPGSGKTTAIRRLAALLRTREAVGFTTEEIREGGARVGFALETLTGRRGVLAQVGLPGPPRVGRYGVDIGVMERLALPSLATPLGPGTLVLIDELGRMELAYSPFRNAVRAVFAADVDVVATVHAQHAPFTDVLKRRTDVELIQLTRANRDVLPERLAARLEGR, from the coding sequence GTGGATCAGCCGCCCTCCTCGGTGGGAGGCTGGGACCAGGGCCTGAGCGCCGACGACCGATCCGAGCACGTGATGCCCACGAGGATTCTGCTGGAGGGGCGCCCCGGCAGCGGGAAGACGACCGCGATCCGCCGGCTGGCGGCGTTGCTGCGCACCCGGGAGGCCGTCGGCTTCACCACGGAGGAGATCCGCGAGGGCGGCGCCCGGGTCGGTTTCGCGTTGGAGACGCTGACGGGCCGGAGAGGTGTGCTCGCCCAGGTCGGGTTGCCGGGGCCTCCGCGGGTCGGGCGGTACGGCGTCGACATCGGAGTGATGGAACGGCTCGCGCTGCCCTCGCTCGCGACGCCTCTGGGGCCCGGCACGCTCGTGCTCATCGACGAGCTCGGGCGGATGGAACTGGCGTACTCCCCGTTCCGGAACGCCGTCCGGGCCGTGTTCGCGGCCGACGTGGATGTGGTCGCCACCGTGCACGCACAGCACGCCCCCTTCACCGACGTCCTCAAGCGCCGTACCGACGTCGAGCTGATCCAGCTGACCCGGGCGAACCGGGACGTCCTCCCGGAGCGGCTGGCGGCGCGGCTGGAGGGACGGTGA
- a CDS encoding SHS2 domain-containing protein, translating to MPHTGDLAVEAWAPEREECVAEAVHGAVGGFAEIPPGAVRTEREYELADDTDERLLVSALEEMIFRAETAGELPARVSVRRTGAGVWMRLAMVDIALVEQVGAVPKAVSLHGLRMTREAAGGWRCHVTLDV from the coding sequence GTGCCGCACACCGGGGATCTGGCTGTCGAGGCATGGGCCCCGGAGCGGGAGGAGTGCGTCGCGGAGGCGGTGCACGGGGCGGTCGGGGGCTTCGCGGAGATCCCGCCGGGGGCGGTGCGCACCGAGCGGGAGTACGAGCTGGCCGACGACACCGACGAGCGGCTGCTGGTCTCGGCACTGGAGGAGATGATCTTCCGGGCGGAGACGGCCGGGGAGCTGCCGGCCCGGGTGTCGGTCCGGCGCACGGGGGCGGGCGTGTGGATGCGACTGGCCATGGTGGACATCGCCCTGGTCGAGCAGGTCGGCGCGGTGCCCAAGGCGGTGTCCCTGCACGGTCTGCGGATGACGAGAGAAGCGGCGGGGGGCTGGCGGTGCCACGTGACGTTGGACGTCTGA
- a CDS encoding GAF domain-containing protein yields MANTSRSPDGHDPEITLPVSARAPSPSSGSPGDTEPTAANDRLALNGMGSFDWDLDKGTYHLDDVGLEVFDLRADEFDGVPASLSARVLPTDSERLDNAVSLALREGHLTFASYFRLVCRDGTLRWAHTQGRILRDPQEHPYRIVGIVRNAEEELAHAEGMRTLAADRRRQTDSVRATTEALARAITVRDVTNVLTDSEGLRRFGADGLALGLVDGDVMRLVAATEQPSAELRAQDDLSLTHLEDGLPLSEAVLTRRARFVGTREELTTRYPRLLPYAEEMGIEAAAFLPLAAQARTIGALGLFYRDRHHFSTEDRNICIALSSAVAQSLQRAMLFDQEREFATTLQTTMLPRRIPEINGGEVAVRYRAGRSGREVGGDWYDVIPLPGRRVGLVVGDVEGHDSHAAAIMGQLRIALRAYATEGHTPATVMARASRFLADLDTERSATCIYVDADLETGTLRMVRAGHLEPLVRHSTGRTGWASVRGGLPLGVATVFGQDGYPETRLDLNPADTLLLCTDGMVEQPGRDIADGIEALAAAMRAGPLGTEALADHLCGGHPSRLGSSDDVALLLLHRAAEPGAYATRQMTQHVHQADPEGLAETRAMLRQALAAWGAADLLSDIELTADELITNALVHTDGGALLTIELRAGTAPCIRLEIQDRSSVLPRRRTPGETATSGRGLLLVDALSGSWGVEPLGSGKNVWCEFPLAS; encoded by the coding sequence ATGGCGAACACGTCCAGGTCTCCGGACGGCCACGACCCCGAGATCACCCTCCCCGTGTCCGCCCGCGCTCCTTCGCCGTCGTCGGGCTCTCCCGGTGACACCGAGCCGACCGCGGCCAACGACCGGCTGGCGCTCAACGGCATGGGCAGCTTCGACTGGGACCTCGACAAGGGCACCTACCACCTCGACGACGTGGGCCTGGAAGTGTTCGACCTGCGGGCCGACGAGTTCGACGGAGTGCCCGCGTCACTCTCCGCCAGGGTGCTGCCGACGGACAGCGAGCGGCTCGACAACGCGGTGTCGCTCGCGCTACGGGAGGGGCACCTGACCTTCGCGTCCTATTTCCGCCTGGTCTGCCGCGACGGAACCCTGCGCTGGGCCCACACGCAGGGGCGCATCCTGCGCGACCCGCAGGAGCACCCGTACCGCATCGTCGGCATCGTCCGCAACGCCGAGGAGGAGCTGGCCCACGCCGAGGGGATGCGTACACTCGCCGCTGACCGGCGCCGCCAGACCGACTCCGTGCGCGCCACCACCGAAGCCCTCGCCCGCGCCATCACCGTCCGCGACGTGACCAACGTGCTGACCGACAGCGAAGGGCTGCGACGCTTCGGGGCGGACGGGCTGGCCCTCGGACTGGTGGACGGGGACGTCATGCGCCTCGTCGCCGCGACCGAGCAACCGTCGGCAGAGCTCAGGGCCCAGGACGACCTGTCGCTGACCCACCTGGAGGACGGGCTGCCGCTGTCCGAGGCCGTGCTCACCCGGCGCGCGCGATTCGTCGGCACCAGGGAGGAGCTCACCACCCGCTACCCCCGTCTGCTGCCCTATGCCGAGGAGATGGGGATCGAGGCGGCGGCCTTCCTGCCCCTTGCCGCCCAGGCCCGCACCATCGGCGCGCTGGGCCTGTTCTACCGTGACAGGCACCACTTCAGCACCGAGGACCGCAACATCTGCATCGCGCTCAGCAGCGCTGTCGCGCAGTCCCTGCAACGCGCCATGCTCTTCGACCAGGAACGCGAATTCGCGACCACGCTCCAGACCACCATGCTGCCGCGCCGCATCCCCGAGATCAACGGCGGTGAGGTGGCCGTCCGCTACCGCGCCGGCCGCAGCGGACGCGAGGTGGGCGGGGACTGGTACGACGTCATCCCTCTGCCGGGTCGGCGGGTGGGTCTCGTGGTCGGCGACGTGGAGGGGCACGACAGCCACGCGGCCGCCATCATGGGTCAGTTGAGGATCGCTCTGCGGGCCTACGCCACCGAGGGGCACACTCCCGCCACGGTCATGGCCCGCGCGTCCAGGTTCCTCGCCGATCTCGACACCGAGCGGTCCGCGACCTGTATCTACGTCGACGCCGACCTGGAGACCGGAACACTGCGCATGGTGCGGGCCGGCCACCTCGAACCACTCGTGCGGCACAGCACCGGCCGTACCGGCTGGGCCAGCGTCCGCGGTGGCCTGCCGCTCGGCGTGGCCACGGTCTTCGGCCAGGACGGCTACCCCGAGACCCGTCTCGACCTCAACCCCGCCGACACCCTGCTCCTGTGCACCGACGGCATGGTCGAACAGCCCGGTCGGGACATCGCGGACGGCATCGAAGCGCTCGCCGCCGCCATGCGCGCCGGCCCGCTCGGCACCGAGGCGCTCGCCGACCACCTCTGCGGCGGCCACCCGAGCCGCCTCGGCAGCAGCGACGACGTGGCGCTCCTGCTGCTGCACCGCGCAGCCGAACCCGGCGCCTACGCCACCCGGCAGATGACCCAGCACGTCCACCAGGCAGATCCGGAAGGGCTGGCGGAGACCCGGGCCATGCTCCGCCAGGCCCTGGCCGCGTGGGGCGCGGCCGACCTCCTGTCCGACATCGAACTCACTGCGGACGAACTGATCACCAACGCCCTGGTCCACACCGACGGGGGCGCACTGCTCACCATAGAACTACGGGCCGGGACGGCCCCCTGCATCCGTCTGGAGATCCAGGACCGCTCCAGCGTCCTGCCGCGCCGCCGGACCCCCGGCGAGACCGCCACCTCCGGCCGCGGCCTGCTGCTGGTGGACGCCCTCAGCGGGAGCTGGGGCGTGGAGCCGCTCGGCAGCGGCAAGAACGTCTGGTGCGAATTCCCGCTGGCGAGTTGA
- a CDS encoding TetR family transcriptional regulator, with amino-acid sequence MTVRPAKVGLNFRLCPWGSITCRPGPITPSNSTAWTGPLLGATVETVRAALTLVDEEGAALSTTRIAARLGVKGPSLYNYVASRDEIIAGISDLIVAEMELDPTVQPWTAALDAWARSYRAALTRHPNMVPVLASRPTRSLAALQAYACAFTMLREASWPEDHVLQVVQSIEYPLIGSVLHLDHPHDAAWTDEALPAGLEPLRNAPPHFREQAFEAGLAALIHSYRETLNDLQAGNSS; translated from the coding sequence GTGACGGTCCGGCCGGCCAAGGTCGGGCTGAACTTCAGGCTCTGTCCCTGGGGCAGCATCACGTGCCGGCCGGGGCCGATCACGCCCTCGAACTCCACGGCCTGGACAGGGCCTTTACTCGGCGCCACCGTCGAAACCGTGCGGGCCGCTCTCACGCTGGTCGACGAGGAAGGCGCCGCGCTCTCCACCACCCGCATCGCGGCCCGACTGGGCGTGAAGGGGCCCTCGCTCTACAACTACGTCGCCAGCCGCGACGAGATCATCGCCGGCATCAGCGACCTCATCGTCGCCGAGATGGAGCTCGACCCGACCGTCCAACCCTGGACCGCTGCCCTCGACGCCTGGGCCCGCTCCTACCGCGCCGCCCTCACCCGCCACCCGAACATGGTGCCGGTGCTCGCGTCCCGCCCGACCCGGTCCCTCGCCGCCCTGCAGGCCTACGCCTGCGCCTTCACCATGCTGCGGGAGGCCAGCTGGCCGGAGGACCACGTCCTCCAGGTGGTCCAGTCCATCGAGTACCCCCTGATCGGCTCCGTGCTCCACCTCGACCACCCGCACGACGCGGCATGGACGGACGAGGCACTGCCAGCCGGACTCGAACCACTGCGGAACGCCCCGCCCCACTTCCGCGAGCAGGCCTTCGAGGCCGGGCTCGCCGCACTGATCCACAGCTACCGGGAGACCCTGAACGACCTTCAGGCCGGGAACAGCAGCTGA
- a CDS encoding tRNA-splicing ligase RtcB, with amino-acid sequence MDVRLVEETPWRYRIERSGVMRVPGVIFAPHGLLPLDEGDRALEQVANVASLPGIVRASYAMPDIHWGYGFPIGGVAATEVGAGGVVSPGGVGFDISCGVRLLTSELGRDTVREVLPALMDRLDPLIPRGLGRGCLWRPAGRRQMADLLRGGARYLVDMGHGVPRDLDRCEDGGAVDDADVTHVGDRALERGAGQVGSLGSANHFLEIQAVDRIYDEACARAFGLRTDQVCVMIHCGSRGLGHQICTDHVRRMEAVMHRRGISVPDRQLACAPVDSPEARDYLGAMAAAANYARANRHLLADAARAAFRENTGYGLDLLYDVSHNLAKLERQEVDGERRLLCVHRKGATRALPPGHPDLPADLAGAGQPVFVPGTMGTASYVLAGLPGNEAFYSSCHGAGRVWSRHRAQREIDIRHLRAELVAAGVSARPTSWRSATEEAPEAYKDVDAVVTASERNGLSRIVARLVPLGVLKG; translated from the coding sequence ATGGACGTCCGACTGGTGGAGGAGACCCCCTGGCGCTACCGGATCGAGCGCAGCGGCGTGATGAGGGTGCCCGGGGTGATCTTCGCCCCGCACGGGCTGCTGCCGCTCGACGAGGGCGACCGCGCACTCGAACAGGTCGCGAACGTCGCCTCACTGCCGGGTATCGTCCGGGCCTCGTACGCGATGCCCGACATCCACTGGGGCTACGGCTTCCCGATCGGCGGGGTGGCGGCCACGGAGGTCGGGGCCGGCGGCGTGGTGTCGCCGGGCGGGGTCGGATTCGACATCTCCTGCGGGGTCCGGCTGCTCACCAGCGAGCTCGGCCGGGACACGGTGCGCGAGGTGCTGCCGGCGCTGATGGACCGGCTGGACCCGTTGATCCCGCGCGGCCTGGGGCGGGGCTGCCTGTGGCGGCCCGCCGGGCGCCGGCAAATGGCCGACCTGCTGCGCGGCGGCGCCCGCTACCTGGTGGACATGGGGCACGGGGTGCCGCGCGACCTCGACCGCTGCGAGGACGGCGGGGCGGTGGACGACGCGGACGTGACGCACGTCGGCGACCGCGCGCTGGAGCGCGGGGCGGGCCAGGTCGGGAGCCTGGGCTCGGCCAACCACTTCCTGGAGATCCAGGCCGTCGACCGGATCTACGACGAAGCATGCGCCCGGGCTTTCGGTCTGCGCACCGATCAGGTCTGCGTGATGATCCACTGCGGCTCGCGCGGCCTGGGTCACCAGATCTGTACCGACCATGTCCGGCGGATGGAGGCCGTGATGCACCGCCGGGGGATCTCCGTCCCCGACCGGCAGCTGGCGTGTGCCCCGGTGGACTCCCCGGAGGCCCGGGACTACCTGGGGGCGATGGCCGCCGCGGCCAACTACGCCCGCGCCAACCGCCACCTGCTGGCCGACGCTGCCCGAGCGGCGTTCCGGGAGAACACCGGCTACGGGCTGGACCTGCTCTACGACGTGTCGCACAACCTGGCCAAGCTGGAACGCCAGGAGGTGGACGGAGAGCGCCGACTGCTCTGCGTCCACCGCAAGGGCGCCACCCGAGCTCTGCCGCCGGGCCACCCGGACCTGCCGGCCGACCTGGCCGGGGCAGGGCAGCCGGTCTTCGTCCCCGGCACCATGGGCACGGCGTCCTACGTCCTGGCGGGGTTGCCGGGGAACGAGGCGTTCTACTCCTCCTGCCACGGTGCGGGCCGGGTCTGGAGCCGCCACCGCGCCCAGCGCGAGATCGATATCCGCCACCTGCGCGCCGAACTGGTCGCGGCCGGCGTGTCGGCCCGCCCGACCTCGTGGCGCAGTGCGACGGAGGAGGCCCCGGAGGCCTACAAGGACGTCGACGCCGTCGTCACCGCCAGTGAGCGCAACGGGCTCAGCCGCATCGTCGCCCGGCTGGTCCCGCTCGGGGTGCTGAAGGGGTGA
- a CDS encoding poly-gamma-glutamate synthesis protein (capsule biosynthesis protein), which produces MDTDVVTLFLCGDVMLGRGVDQILPHPGAPRLLEPYVRDARDYVGSAEAVNGPIPRPVDFSWPWGEALALLDRAAPDARVLNLETSVTRSDDFAPGKDVHYRMNPANLPCLAAARPDVCVLANNHVLDFGVPGLQETLAALSGARLQTAGAGWDAGEARRPAIVEADGGRRVLVFAFGTASSGIPRTWAASEQQAGVHFVSEASSADAAEVVDRVRRVKRPGDIVVASVHWGSNWGYRVSREQVRFARALIDGGVDVVHGHSSHHPRPIELYRGRLILYGCGDFIDDYEGIAGHEQYRDDLRLLYFVSVEPDSGELVGVHMAPAQARRMRLEHASPEDSQHLRETLDRVSRRFGVRVGSGPNGMLALLAA; this is translated from the coding sequence ATGGACACCGACGTGGTGACGCTGTTCCTCTGCGGGGACGTGATGCTCGGGCGCGGTGTCGACCAGATCCTGCCGCACCCGGGTGCTCCGAGGCTGCTGGAGCCGTACGTGCGGGATGCGCGGGACTACGTCGGGTCGGCGGAGGCCGTGAACGGCCCGATCCCCCGCCCGGTCGACTTCTCGTGGCCCTGGGGCGAGGCCCTGGCGCTGCTCGACCGGGCCGCGCCCGACGCCCGGGTGCTGAATCTGGAGACGAGCGTCACCCGGAGCGACGACTTCGCGCCGGGCAAGGACGTGCACTACCGGATGAACCCGGCGAACCTTCCCTGTCTGGCCGCGGCCCGGCCCGACGTCTGCGTACTGGCCAACAACCACGTGCTGGATTTCGGCGTCCCCGGGCTCCAGGAGACGCTGGCCGCGCTGTCGGGCGCGCGGCTGCAGACGGCGGGAGCGGGGTGGGACGCGGGCGAGGCCCGACGGCCCGCGATCGTCGAGGCCGACGGCGGCCGCCGAGTGCTGGTCTTCGCCTTCGGTACCGCGTCCAGCGGGATTCCGCGGACCTGGGCCGCGTCCGAGCAGCAGGCCGGCGTCCACTTCGTCTCCGAGGCGTCGAGCGCCGACGCGGCCGAGGTCGTCGACCGGGTGCGGCGGGTGAAGCGGCCGGGCGACATCGTGGTCGCCTCGGTCCACTGGGGTTCCAACTGGGGCTACCGCGTCTCCCGGGAACAGGTGCGCTTCGCACGCGCACTGATCGACGGCGGTGTCGACGTGGTGCACGGGCACTCCTCGCACCATCCCCGTCCCATCGAGCTCTACCGCGGACGGCTGATCCTCTACGGGTGCGGCGACTTCATCGACGACTACGAGGGCATCGCCGGCCACGAGCAGTACCGGGACGACCTGCGGCTGCTGTACTTCGTCTCGGTGGAACCCGACAGCGGGGAGCTGGTCGGTGTGCACATGGCACCCGCACAGGCTCGACGGATGCGGCTGGAGCACGCCTCCCCCGAGGACTCGCAGCACCTGCGCGAGACGCTCGACCGGGTCAGCCGCCGCTTCGGCGTACGAGTGGGTTCCGGGCCGAACGGCATGCTGGCGCTCCTGGCCGCGTAG